Proteins encoded by one window of Acidobacteriota bacterium:
- a CDS encoding metallophosphoesterase: MKGQRMLGFMAIAFTVWGLVNFYIARRGAQALAPVPGARRVFLIVYVAGALLFPVGRILMGSVQGRLVSLLVEIGTYHMGVMLYGFMAVLAVDAVRLANAFVPFLPASLTAGGARTGPVLFAAVGGAVLLTVAAGVWNATRLRTVDLDLTLPRLGGAVGHLTVAAASDLHLGALVGPSRLEKVVERMNAFEPDVVLFAGDIVDETVTEAVESRLSGIMRRLRAPLGLYACPGNHEYYSGLERNAACLRACGVTVLQDEAVAVDRAFTLVGRRDAGSLGRGEKRLSIGGILSRSGLPAGLPVVVLDHQPLHLEEAEGAGAALQISGHTHDGQMFPIGVINSLIYELNRGYRRKGGTQYYVTSGAGTWGPPLRIGSRAEIVRIRISFERKPS, from the coding sequence ATGAAAGGGCAGCGGATGCTCGGCTTCATGGCCATCGCCTTCACCGTCTGGGGCCTCGTCAACTTCTACATTGCCCGCCGCGGCGCCCAGGCGCTGGCCCCGGTTCCCGGAGCCCGGCGCGTCTTCCTCATCGTCTACGTCGCCGGGGCGCTTCTTTTCCCCGTCGGCCGGATCCTGATGGGCTCCGTCCAGGGGCGCCTCGTCTCCCTTCTGGTCGAGATCGGGACCTACCACATGGGAGTCATGCTTTATGGGTTCATGGCCGTCCTCGCCGTCGACGCGGTCAGGCTGGCGAACGCGTTCGTGCCGTTCCTGCCGGCATCCCTCACCGCCGGCGGGGCGAGGACCGGGCCGGTCCTGTTCGCGGCCGTGGGCGGCGCCGTCCTGCTGACGGTCGCCGCGGGCGTCTGGAACGCCACCCGGCTGCGGACCGTCGATCTCGACCTCACGCTGCCGCGCCTGGGCGGCGCCGTCGGCCATCTGACCGTCGCCGCGGCCTCGGACCTCCATCTCGGGGCCCTGGTCGGGCCGTCGCGGCTGGAGAAGGTGGTCGAGCGGATGAACGCCTTCGAGCCCGACGTCGTCCTGTTCGCCGGCGACATCGTCGACGAGACCGTGACCGAGGCGGTCGAGTCCAGGCTCAGCGGCATCATGCGCCGGCTGCGCGCCCCGCTGGGCCTGTACGCCTGCCCCGGCAATCACGAATATTACAGCGGGCTCGAGCGGAACGCGGCCTGCCTCCGGGCCTGCGGCGTCACCGTCCTGCAGGACGAGGCCGTGGCCGTCGACCGGGCCTTCACCCTGGTCGGGCGGCGGGACGCCGGGTCCCTGGGCCGCGGCGAGAAGCGCCTGTCGATCGGCGGCATCCTGTCCCGGAGCGGCCTCCCGGCCGGCCTGCCCGTGGTCGTTCTCGATCACCAGCCGCTCCATCTCGAGGAGGCCGAGGGGGCAGGGGCGGCCCTCCAGATCTCGGGACACACCCATGACGGGCAGATGTTCCCGATCGGCGTCATCAACAGCCTGATCTACGAGCTCAACAGGGGTTACAGGAGGAAGGGCGGGACGCAGTACTACGTCACGAGCGGGGCCGGGACGTGGGGGCCGCCCCTGCGCATCGGCAGCCGGGCCGAAATCGTGCGCATTCGGATCTCGTTCGAGCGCAAGCCGTCCTGA
- a CDS encoding alkaline phosphatase family protein — protein sequence MKKPGRLASATLLLVCALAAPLPAYIGPGAGFAFLSSFLVFFVTFLLAVFSLLSWPFRFAWRAVRGQRAYRKGPIERVVVLGLDGMEPTLAEKFMAEGKMPHLARLRKEGSYARLRTTTPAISPVAWSSFTTGTEPSKHNIFDFLSRDPRTYLPDLSSARIGRPRRTLPLGKYLIQLSKPEIRGLRRSVPFWKILGDKGIASTVLRVPVTFPPDKFKGHMLSGMCAPDLKGSQGTFAFFTEDADMVRRHEGGVAVLVRRDGDVIRTELSGPENSLLREPKEIRVPLTITIDAGAGGAWLALKGHPRFFLKEKTFSPWTPVVFKAGLGTKVRGACRFRIASLGPKFQMYVTPLNIDPEKPALPISQPFIYAVYLAKLLGRYITLGEANDTWALNEGALDEAAFLELTYANHAEWEGMLQNALAKTPRGLVAIVFETTDSIQHMFFRYLDKAHPALKAAPARMSPAVIEELYRKMDDLVGRVAAGLGPKGALFVMSDHGFKSFRRGVNLNAWLRQNGYLSLVEGRAESGEWFKDVDWDRTRAYGLGLGGVYLNLKGREARGTVAPGEEAKALKAEISRKLLALKDGPNGPAAVTHVYDRDAVYAGPYKDNAPDLIIGYNEGYRASWDGVTGVVGGTVIEDNPKAWSGDHCIDPALVPGVLFSNLRLKRTDPSIMDVAPTVLELFGIAPPAHMDGRSLIDAGTQAGPAQGKGQGR from the coding sequence ATGAAGAAGCCCGGACGCCTGGCCTCCGCGACGCTCCTCCTCGTCTGCGCCCTGGCCGCTCCCCTGCCCGCCTACATCGGCCCCGGCGCCGGCTTCGCCTTCCTGTCGTCGTTCCTGGTCTTCTTCGTGACCTTCCTGCTGGCCGTCTTCTCCCTGCTGTCCTGGCCCTTCCGCTTCGCCTGGCGGGCCGTCCGCGGCCAGCGGGCCTACCGCAAAGGGCCCATCGAGCGCGTCGTCGTTCTCGGCCTGGACGGCATGGAGCCGACGCTGGCCGAGAAGTTCATGGCCGAGGGCAAGATGCCCCACTTGGCCAGGCTGAGGAAGGAGGGCTCGTACGCCCGCCTGAGGACGACGACGCCGGCCATCTCGCCGGTAGCATGGTCGTCGTTCACGACCGGCACGGAGCCGTCCAAGCACAACATCTTCGACTTCCTCAGCCGCGACCCGCGCACCTATCTGCCCGACCTGTCCTCGGCCCGGATCGGCCGGCCCAGGCGGACGCTGCCGCTGGGCAAGTATCTCATCCAGCTCTCCAAGCCCGAGATCCGGGGCCTGCGCAGGAGCGTCCCGTTCTGGAAGATCCTGGGCGACAAGGGCATCGCCTCGACCGTCCTGCGCGTTCCCGTCACCTTCCCGCCCGACAAGTTCAAAGGCCACATGCTCTCCGGCATGTGCGCCCCTGACCTCAAAGGCAGCCAGGGGACGTTCGCCTTTTTCACCGAGGACGCCGACATGGTCCGCCGGCACGAAGGCGGCGTGGCCGTCCTCGTCCGGCGGGACGGCGACGTCATCAGGACGGAGCTCTCGGGCCCGGAGAACTCGCTGCTGCGGGAGCCGAAGGAGATCCGCGTCCCGCTGACGATCACCATCGACGCCGGGGCCGGCGGGGCCTGGCTGGCCCTCAAGGGCCATCCCAGGTTCTTCCTGAAAGAAAAAACATTCAGCCCCTGGACCCCGGTCGTCTTCAAGGCCGGCCTGGGCACGAAGGTCCGGGGCGCCTGCCGCTTTCGCATCGCCTCGCTCGGGCCCAAGTTCCAGATGTACGTGACGCCGCTCAACATCGACCCCGAGAAGCCGGCCCTGCCGATCTCGCAGCCGTTCATCTACGCCGTTTACCTGGCCAAGCTGCTGGGGCGCTACATCACCCTGGGCGAGGCCAACGATACCTGGGCCCTGAACGAGGGGGCGCTCGACGAAGCGGCCTTCCTCGAGCTGACCTACGCCAACCACGCCGAGTGGGAAGGCATGCTTCAGAACGCGCTGGCCAAGACCCCCCGCGGTTTGGTGGCCATCGTCTTCGAGACGACCGACAGCATCCAGCACATGTTCTTCCGCTACCTCGACAAGGCCCACCCGGCCCTCAAGGCCGCGCCGGCCCGGATGAGCCCGGCGGTCATCGAGGAGCTTTACAGGAAGATGGACGATCTCGTCGGCCGGGTCGCGGCCGGCCTCGGCCCGAAGGGCGCCCTGTTCGTCATGTCCGACCACGGCTTCAAGTCCTTCCGCCGCGGCGTCAACCTCAACGCCTGGCTCCGCCAGAACGGCTACCTCAGCCTCGTCGAGGGCCGGGCCGAGAGCGGCGAATGGTTCAAGGACGTCGATTGGGACCGGACCAGGGCCTACGGGCTCGGCCTCGGCGGCGTCTATCTCAACCTCAAGGGCCGCGAGGCCCGCGGCACGGTGGCCCCCGGCGAAGAGGCCAAGGCCCTCAAGGCCGAGATCTCCCGCAAGCTCCTGGCCCTGAAGGACGGCCCGAACGGGCCCGCGGCGGTCACCCACGTCTACGACCGCGACGCCGTTTACGCCGGGCCGTACAAGGACAACGCTCCGGACCTGATCATCGGCTACAACGAGGGCTATCGGGCGTCCTGGGACGGCGTCACCGGCGTCGTCGGCGGGACCGTCATCGAGGACAACCCCAAGGCCTGGAGCGGCGATCACTGCATCGATCCGGCCCTCGTGCCGGGGGTCCTGTTCTCCAACCTCCGGCTTAAGCGGACCGACCCGTCGATCATGGACGTCGCGCCGACGGTCCTGGAGCTTTTCGGCATCGCCCCGCCGGCCCACATGGACGGGCGGAGCCTGATCGATGCCGGGACGCAGGCCGGTCCCGCACAGGGGAAAGGGCAAGGACGATGA
- a CDS encoding OmpH family outer membrane protein, translating into MKKFRAIAPLIILAVLAVAGASYAQQTSKIAIINSQKAFETSIEGKKALAQLQDLDTKIKADIQKQDDAIRLLENRLNTGRLTMTNDALMALQADIDKKTTERKRYEEDKAREANALSTKLIQNIRVEMVAVIEALAKERGFDLVLDAATSGVVTAAPAIDITDEIVSRYNQAKTAAPQPPVKK; encoded by the coding sequence ATGAAGAAGTTCCGGGCCATCGCCCCACTCATCATCCTGGCTGTTCTGGCCGTCGCCGGCGCTTCGTACGCCCAGCAGACGTCCAAGATCGCCATCATCAACTCCCAGAAGGCTTTTGAGACCTCGATCGAAGGCAAGAAGGCCCTGGCCCAGCTTCAGGACCTCGACACCAAGATCAAGGCCGACATCCAGAAGCAGGACGACGCCATCCGCCTCCTGGAGAACAGGCTGAACACCGGCCGCCTGACGATGACCAACGACGCCCTGATGGCGCTCCAGGCCGACATCGACAAGAAGACGACCGAGCGCAAGCGCTACGAAGAAGACAAGGCCCGCGAGGCCAACGCCCTCTCGACCAAGCTCATCCAGAACATCAGGGTCGAGATGGTCGCCGTCATCGAGGCCCTGGCCAAGGAGCGGGGTTTCGACCTGGTGCTCGACGCGGCCACCAGCGGCGTCGTCACCGCCGCTCCGGCCATCGACATCACCGACGAGATCGTCAGCCGCTACAACCAGGCCAAGACCGCGGCGCCCCAGCCCCCCGTCAAGAAGTAA
- a CDS encoding alkaline phosphatase family protein: MNGRRDGALTRRQFLKAGVAATAAAGLGGAARLGPKAYGYGRTSKKMIILGIDGLDPVLTRRWIDEGRLPSFRRLLEAGGDFRPLGTSLPPQSPVAWSNFISGMDPGGHGIFDFFSRDPKTYVPVFSATETAGAAKTIRLGKTIIPLSGGTVRNLRRGPAFWQLLEASGHPSTVFKMPSNYPPVDSKQRTLSGMNTPDLKGSYGMFSYFTNDSATVTQEAGGGGRVYDVFVAGNRVEAELPGPTNTFRTDAPEATVPFQVFIDPSNAAAKIVIQGHEFVLKEREWSRWVHVHFDLIPTQSVHGICLFYLKEVRPKFKLYVSPVHMDPARPPLPISTPESYSKELERRFGPYFTKGLPADTSALENHVLDEEEFLAQDAMVYDESMAMLEYELGRFDEGLLFFYFSNADQRQHMFWRLTDPGHPAYDAKLAARYGDVIARTYAELDRALDAALRKADKDTVVLVMSDHGFNAFRRGFNLNTWLLQQGYHRLKRPWKQLESAYFDNTDWSKTRAYGMGLNGLFINERGREGEGVVASGAEKDGLLREIAGKLEAVIDPKTGEHPVLRAFIAKEAYRGRNLEMAPDIVLGFNRGYRISWQSPLGGFPKEILEDNTQKWSGDHMSAPEVLPGVAFSNRKFTAEAPALYDLTASVLEVFGVEKPGEMIGRNVLAKD; this comes from the coding sequence ATGAACGGACGCAGGGACGGCGCCCTGACGCGCCGGCAATTCCTCAAGGCCGGGGTCGCGGCCACGGCGGCCGCCGGCCTCGGCGGCGCCGCCCGCCTCGGGCCGAAAGCCTACGGCTACGGCCGGACGTCGAAGAAGATGATCATCCTGGGCATCGACGGGCTTGACCCGGTTCTGACGCGGCGCTGGATCGACGAGGGACGGCTGCCGTCCTTCCGGAGGCTGCTCGAGGCGGGAGGAGATTTCCGGCCCCTCGGGACGAGCCTGCCGCCGCAGTCGCCCGTCGCCTGGTCGAACTTCATCAGCGGCATGGACCCCGGCGGCCACGGCATCTTCGACTTCTTCAGCCGCGATCCGAAGACCTACGTCCCGGTTTTCTCCGCGACGGAGACGGCCGGGGCCGCGAAGACCATCCGCCTCGGGAAGACGATCATCCCGCTGTCGGGCGGAACGGTCCGCAATCTCCGCCGCGGCCCGGCCTTCTGGCAGCTGCTCGAGGCGTCCGGCCATCCGTCGACGGTCTTCAAGATGCCCTCGAACTACCCGCCCGTCGATTCGAAACAGAGGACCCTGTCGGGGATGAACACGCCCGACCTCAAGGGCTCCTACGGCATGTTCAGCTACTTCACGAATGACTCGGCGACGGTCACCCAGGAGGCCGGCGGAGGCGGGCGCGTTTACGACGTCTTCGTGGCCGGGAACAGGGTCGAGGCCGAGCTTCCCGGCCCGACCAACACCTTCCGGACGGACGCGCCGGAGGCGACCGTCCCCTTCCAGGTCTTCATCGATCCCTCTAACGCGGCGGCCAAGATCGTCATCCAGGGCCACGAATTCGTCCTCAAGGAGCGGGAGTGGAGCCGCTGGGTCCATGTCCACTTCGACCTCATCCCGACCCAGAGCGTCCACGGCATCTGCCTCTTCTACCTCAAGGAGGTCCGGCCGAAGTTCAAGCTCTACGTCTCGCCCGTTCACATGGACCCGGCCCGGCCGCCCCTGCCCATCTCGACGCCGGAGTCGTATTCGAAGGAGCTGGAGAGGCGCTTCGGCCCCTACTTCACCAAGGGCCTGCCGGCCGACACCAGCGCCCTCGAGAACCACGTCCTTGACGAAGAGGAATTCCTGGCCCAGGACGCCATGGTCTACGACGAGAGCATGGCCATGCTCGAGTACGAGCTGGGCCGGTTCGACGAGGGCCTGCTCTTCTTCTATTTCTCCAACGCCGACCAGCGCCAGCACATGTTCTGGCGCCTGACGGATCCCGGCCACCCGGCCTACGACGCGAAGCTCGCCGCCCGCTACGGCGACGTCATCGCCCGGACGTACGCCGAATTGGACCGGGCCCTGGATGCGGCCCTGCGGAAGGCCGACAAGGACACGGTCGTCCTGGTCATGTCCGACCACGGCTTCAACGCTTTCCGGCGCGGCTTCAATCTCAACACCTGGCTCCTGCAGCAGGGCTACCACCGGCTCAAACGGCCCTGGAAGCAGCTGGAGTCGGCTTATTTCGACAATACCGACTGGTCGAAGACCCGGGCCTACGGCATGGGCCTCAACGGCCTGTTCATCAACGAGCGGGGCCGCGAAGGCGAGGGCGTCGTCGCGTCCGGAGCCGAGAAGGACGGCCTCCTTCGGGAGATCGCCGGGAAGCTCGAGGCCGTGATCGATCCCAAGACCGGCGAGCACCCGGTCCTCCGGGCCTTCATCGCCAAGGAGGCTTACCGGGGCCGGAACCTCGAGATGGCCCCGGACATCGTCCTCGGCTTCAACCGCGGCTATCGCATCTCCTGGCAGTCGCCGCTGGGGGGCTTCCCCAAGGAGATCCTCGAGGACAACACCCAGAAATGGAGCGGCGACCACATGTCGGCGCCGGAGGTCCTGCCCGGCGTCGCCTTCTCGAACCGCAAGTTCACGGCCGAGGCTCCGGCCCTGTACGACCTGACCGCGTCGGTGCTCGAGGTCTTCGGGGTCGAAAAGCCCGGTGAGATGATCGGCCGGAACGTCCTCGCGAAAGACTGA
- a CDS encoding alkaline phosphatase family protein, with amino-acid sequence MADLKPKKTNKACVIGLDGVPYGMIVELARRGVMSTMARLMDVGKIHRMKASLPEISSVSWTDFMTGTNSGTHGIFGFTDFKPKSYAIRFPNFLDVKAPTIWDKLGAKGKKSVIINQPSTYPARKTDGILISGFVALELARAVWPMSCRAALEQMGYQIDVDILKCRERPELLWPELNKTMAGGQKALNFFWDDGWDYFEFIITGTDRLHHLLWRAYEDADHPAHQAFLDFYRHIDRLIGKIVAAYHKFANTYAGFYILSDHGFCGAEKEVYLNAWLEQNGYLRFVKPEPESLEDIHGRSRAFALDPNRIYLNYKSKFPKGSVERTARRALKEEIAAKLAKLECQGRRVVRRVFMAEEAYSGPCASKGPDLIVVAEPGFDMKGSVRKKEVFGRPGLQGMHTWDDAFFWSAEDLGDDLKISDLAPVILKNF; translated from the coding sequence ATGGCCGACCTCAAGCCGAAGAAGACCAACAAAGCCTGCGTCATCGGGCTCGACGGCGTCCCCTACGGGATGATCGTCGAGCTGGCCCGCCGCGGCGTCATGTCGACCATGGCCAGGCTGATGGACGTCGGCAAGATCCACCGGATGAAGGCCAGCCTGCCCGAGATCTCCTCGGTCTCCTGGACGGATTTCATGACCGGGACGAACTCGGGCACGCACGGCATCTTCGGCTTCACGGACTTCAAGCCCAAGTCCTACGCCATCCGCTTCCCCAACTTCCTCGACGTCAAGGCCCCGACCATCTGGGACAAGCTCGGGGCCAAGGGCAAGAAGAGCGTCATCATCAACCAGCCCTCGACCTATCCCGCCCGCAAGACCGACGGCATCCTCATCTCCGGCTTCGTCGCCCTGGAGCTGGCCCGGGCCGTCTGGCCCATGAGCTGCCGGGCCGCCCTGGAGCAGATGGGCTACCAGATCGACGTCGACATCCTCAAGTGCCGGGAGCGCCCGGAGCTGCTCTGGCCGGAGCTGAACAAGACCATGGCCGGCGGCCAGAAGGCCCTCAACTTCTTCTGGGACGACGGCTGGGACTACTTCGAGTTCATCATCACGGGGACCGACCGGCTCCACCACCTCCTCTGGCGGGCCTACGAGGACGCCGATCATCCGGCCCACCAGGCCTTCCTCGATTTCTACCGCCACATCGACCGGCTCATCGGCAAGATCGTCGCCGCCTACCACAAGTTCGCCAACACCTATGCCGGCTTCTACATCCTGTCCGACCACGGCTTCTGCGGCGCCGAGAAGGAGGTCTATCTCAACGCCTGGCTCGAGCAGAACGGCTACCTCCGGTTCGTCAAGCCCGAACCCGAATCGCTCGAGGACATCCACGGCCGGTCGCGGGCCTTCGCCCTCGATCCCAACCGGATCTATCTCAATTACAAGAGCAAGTTCCCCAAGGGCTCCGTCGAGCGCACGGCCCGCCGGGCCCTCAAGGAGGAGATCGCGGCCAAGCTGGCCAAGCTCGAATGCCAGGGCCGCCGGGTCGTTCGCCGGGTCTTCATGGCCGAAGAAGCCTACTCGGGGCCGTGCGCGTCCAAGGGCCCCGACCTCATCGTCGTTGCCGAGCCTGGCTTCGACATGAAGGGCTCGGTCCGGAAGAAGGAGGTCTTCGGCCGGCCCGGGCTCCAGGGCATGCACACCTGGGACGACGCCTTTTTCTGGTCCGCCGAGGACCTCGGCGACGATCTCAAGATCTCCGACCTCGCCCCCGTCATCCTCAAGAACTTCTGA
- a CDS encoding aminotransferase class III-fold pyridoxal phosphate-dependent enzyme — protein MQGFDKLRAHLVREYEKKTPRSRSVFRRAEKVMVAGGSHTIRLWRPYPFFAASAEGARVRDVDGNGYIDYWQGHYANILGHNPRSVRRRVAPSLERGASHTGFEAEAQIELAETLVRGLGGRGAKVRFTTSGTLATMYAVMMAQGLTGRDLVLKVGGGWHGASPYLLKGVKYRPVVGFEGKESAGLLDDIVRRTLVTRFNDAADLGRIVAEHGDRIACFIVEPFLGVGGFLAASKEYLETARRLTAERGIILIFDEIISGYRFRPGGVQTLYGVRPDLTTLGKIIGGGHAVAAVVGPREIMDECEHGRDGGARVFFEGGTFSAHGEYMKAGMIMLAELAARAGAIYPRIADLGERLRRGIEAAFAEQGIAARCTGCGNETVRGSSLFMAHFPLRPGLAYDRPEDIHDPDRSNIPMREELLKLALLVNGVNVVHGGGAVSAAHGPREIEATIAAYAEAARLFAKYLD, from the coding sequence ATGCAAGGATTCGACAAGCTCCGGGCCCATCTGGTCCGGGAATACGAGAAGAAGACGCCGCGGAGCCGCTCGGTCTTCCGGCGGGCCGAGAAAGTCATGGTCGCCGGGGGCAGCCACACCATCCGGCTGTGGCGGCCCTACCCGTTCTTCGCCGCTTCGGCCGAGGGCGCCCGGGTCCGCGACGTCGACGGCAACGGCTACATCGACTACTGGCAAGGCCACTACGCCAATATCCTCGGCCACAATCCCCGGAGCGTGCGCCGCCGCGTCGCCCCGTCGCTCGAGCGCGGCGCCTCGCACACGGGCTTCGAGGCCGAAGCCCAGATCGAGCTGGCCGAGACCCTCGTCCGGGGGCTCGGCGGGCGCGGGGCCAAGGTCCGCTTCACGACCTCCGGCACCCTGGCCACGATGTACGCCGTCATGATGGCCCAGGGCCTGACCGGCCGGGACCTGGTCCTGAAGGTGGGCGGCGGCTGGCACGGGGCTTCGCCGTACCTGCTGAAGGGCGTCAAGTACCGCCCGGTCGTGGGTTTCGAGGGGAAGGAATCGGCCGGCCTGCTCGACGACATCGTCCGCCGGACCCTGGTCACCCGATTCAACGACGCCGCAGACCTCGGCCGGATCGTGGCCGAGCACGGCGACCGCATCGCCTGCTTCATCGTCGAACCGTTCCTCGGCGTCGGCGGCTTCCTGGCGGCCTCGAAAGAATACCTGGAGACGGCCCGCCGCCTGACCGCGGAGCGCGGCATCATCCTGATCTTCGACGAGATCATCTCCGGCTACCGCTTCCGTCCCGGCGGCGTTCAGACGCTCTACGGCGTCCGGCCCGACCTGACCACGCTGGGCAAGATCATCGGCGGCGGCCACGCCGTGGCCGCGGTCGTCGGCCCCCGCGAGATCATGGACGAATGCGAGCACGGCCGCGACGGAGGCGCCCGGGTCTTTTTCGAGGGCGGGACCTTCTCTGCCCACGGCGAATACATGAAAGCCGGGATGATCATGCTGGCCGAGCTGGCCGCCCGGGCCGGGGCCATCTATCCACGGATCGCGGACCTGGGCGAAAGGCTGCGCCGGGGCATCGAAGCGGCTTTTGCCGAACAGGGGATCGCCGCCCGATGCACGGGCTGCGGGAACGAGACCGTCCGGGGAAGCTCGCTGTTCATGGCCCATTTCCCGCTCCGGCCCGGACTCGCGTATGACCGGCCCGAGGACATCCACGACCCGGACCGCTCGAACATCCCCATGCGGGAAGAACTGCTGAAGCTGGCCCTGCTCGTCAACGGCGTCAACGTCGTCCATGGCGGCGGAGCCGTTTCGGCCGCCCACGGCCCCCGGGAGATCGAGGCGACGATCGCCGCCTACGCGGAAGCGGCCCGGCTGTTCGCGAAATACCTCGATTAG